The Coffea arabica cultivar ET-39 chromosome 4e, Coffea Arabica ET-39 HiFi, whole genome shotgun sequence genome includes a window with the following:
- the LOC113740704 gene encoding non-specific lipid-transfer protein 1-like, giving the protein MANSSGLLKLGTLVMFVSMLIMSFSHGGQAQISCDTVDNDLFPCLSFVLNGGKVAPACCSGIKTLLSLAKTKTDRQSVCSCLKSVAQSATDGQLKNAAQIPHLCGVNLPYKISRNIDCTK; this is encoded by the coding sequence ATGGCTAATTCATCAGGACTCCTCAAACTAGGGACTCTTGTAATGTTCGTATCCATGCTTATCATGAGTTTCTCCCATGGAGGGCAAGCACAAATCTCCTGTGACACTGTTGACAACGACCTGTTTCCATGCCTTAGCTTCGTCCTGAATGGTGGAAAAGTTGCACCTGCTTGCTGTAGTGGTATTAAGACTCTACTCAGCCTCGCTAAGACTAAAACTGATCGCCAAAGTGTTTGTTCTTGCTTGAAATCTGTTGCTCAGAGTGCTACTGATGGTCAGCTCAAGAATGCTGCACAAATCCCTCATCTGTGTGGTGTTAATCTCCCATACAAGATTTCTCGCAACATCGACTGCACAAAGTAA
- the LOC113740705 gene encoding putative disease resistance protein At1g50180: protein MADPVVSVVIERTSNLLIQKIVFLKGVRRQVERLQNDLVRMRCFLNDADQRQDEDERIRNWVSEIRAAAYDAEDIIEIFASKVEFFTKDKGLVTKLTYYPLKIVSLNKIGKEIESLRMRLKEIADSREEYGIKNLREGMTTHGEELQRIRRSSPLNEDKDIVGFGEITKSLVSELLKGGKNRRVVSIIGMGGAGKTTLAKKVYNHADVRTRFNCRAWVCVSSSYNHKETLRTIIKQLNPMTNELLDMLERMQEQDLEERLYKDLQDKRYLVVLDDVWKEAAWDCLATRAFPDGSTSSRLLLTSRNLDVAVHADALSKPHELKTLGEEDSWQLFLKKALVHEANAVCPPDLEEVGREIVRRCAGLPLAITVIGGLLLGKKELKSEWEKVLSNFSTYLSRSQNGVSAILELSYADLPANLKFCFLYLGLFPEDSVISVRKLIHMWVAEGIMQKRDAENLEETAAYDDVERLCRRNMVQVAEMTIDERIKSCRVHDLLRDVAIRKAEDENFFQIHDTRDDKISAKSRYLAVHTLSRDKNYFGSSTPPLRSLLFFNIRRYGEDISLSFKSFRKLRIVDLENVEMGYDLPEGIGEFRLLRYLGLRRTSIERLPHSFGFLRNLQTLDIRNINRVIVSNFIWKLESLRHLHAYDIMSNVPLKIEGLRNLQTLSRIHFDHIMHNDMTTLTSLQKLGIWVDGTSEIDKLCTHLSEVGSLKTLHLYCLEQPQSLAGLSKLHHVTALKLFGRGLRTLPPDFPPNLSRLSLKETRLGADPMPVLEKLGQLSFLKMKDAYEGSQHMVISRNGFHRLKFLELRYLRVDEIKVEEGALRRLQCLRIRECYRLEKLPEELKHISTLDKLELVDMPKDFIRRLDADMVSSVPSFSIF, encoded by the coding sequence ATGGCTGACCCTGTTGTCTCTGTTGTTATTGAGAGAACTAGCAATCTGCTGATTCAAAAAATCGTTTTCCTGAAAGGCGTTCGACGACAAGTTGAGAGACTTCAAAATGATCTGGTCCGGATGCGGTGTTTCCTGAACGATGCTGATCAGAGGCAAGATGAAGATGAGAGGATCCGCAACTGGGTTTCTGAAATCAGAGCTGCGGCCTACGATGCGGAGGATATCATTGAGATCTTTGCCAGCAAAGTTGAGTTCTTCACAAAGGACAAGGGACTCGTCACCAAATTGACGTATTATCCCTTGAAAATTGTGAGCCTCAACAAGATCGGTAAAGAGATTGAGTCCTTACGGATGAGGCTCAAGGAGATTGCTGACAGCCGCGAAGAGTATGGTATCAAAAATCTTAGAGAGGGGATGACTACACATGGAGAAGAGCTTCAACGGATCAGGCGATCCTCTCCTCTCAACGAGGACAAGGATATAGTGGGCTTCGGGGAGATAACAAAATCGCTGGTGTCAGAACTTTTGAAAGGGGGCAAAAACCGCCGTGTGGTTTCGATCATTGGCATGGGAGGTGCTGGTAAGACAACTCTAGCCAAAAAAGTTTATAACCATGCTGACGTCAGGACAAGATTCAACTGCCGTGCTTGGGTATGCGTCTCTTCAAGCTACAATCACAAAGAGACGCTGAGGACAATCATAAAGCAATTAAATCCGATGACTAATGAGCTACTTGACATGTTGGAAAGGATGCAGGAGCAGGACTTGGAAGAAAGGCTGTATAAAGATCTACAAGATAAGCGTTATCTTGTGGTACTTGATGATGTATGGAAGGAAGCAGCGTGGGATTGTCTAGCCACGAGGGCCTTTCCTGATGGTAGTACATCAAGTAGATTGCTACTTACAAGTCGCAACTTGGATGTTGCCGTACACGCAGATGCTCTTAGCAAACCACATGAGTTGAAAACTTTGGGGGAGGAAGACAGCTGGCAGTTGTTTCTCAAAAAGGCCTTAGTCCATGAAGCTAATGctgtgtgtcctccagatttgGAAGAAGTAGGTAGAGAGATTGTAAGGAGATGTGCTGGTCTGCCACTGGCCATCACAGTTATAGGTGGCCTGCTACTGGGCAAGAAAGAGTTGAAGAGTGAATGGGAGAAAGTTCTCAGCAACTTTAGCACATACCTATCAAGGAGCCAGAACGGAGTATCAGCAATTCTGGAATTAAGTTATGCAGATCTTCCTgccaatctgaaattttgctttTTGTATTTGGGTTTGTTTCCCGAAGACTCTGTGATTTCTGTGCGCAAGTTGATCCATATGTGGGTTGCAGAGGGAATAATGCAGAAAAGAGATGCAGAAAATTTGGAGGAAACTGCAGCATATGATGATGTGGAACGACTTTGTCGCAGAAATATGGTCCAAGTGGCGGAAATGACTATTGATGAGAGAATTAAAAGCTGCAGAGTCCATGATTTGCTGCGAGACGTTGCAATCAGAAAGGCAGaggatgaaaatttttttcagaTCCATGACACCAGAGATGATAAAATATCAGCCAAATCCAGGTACCTTGCTGTTCATACTCTCTCTCgggataaaaattattttgggtCTTCAACCCCTCCTCTTCGGTCTCTACTTTTTTTCAATATCCGCCGTTACGGGGAAGACATTAGTCTTAGCTTCAAAAGTTTCAGAAAGCTTAGGATAGTGGACCTTGAGAATGTTGAGATGGGTTATGATTTGCCAGAAGGAATTGGTGAATTCAGGCTTCTAAGGTACCTCGGTTTAAGACGCACATCCATTGAAAGGCTCCCTCATTCCTTCGGTTTTTTGCGAAACCTACAAACTCTTGACATACGGAACATTAACCGAGTGAtagtttcaaatttcatttggaaACTTGAAAGTTTACGGCATCTACACGCTTATGATATAATGAGTAATGTGCCTCTTAAAATTGAAGGATTGAGGAATCTCCAAACTCTGTCGCGCATACACTTTGATCACATTATGCACAATGACATGACAACTTTGACAAGTCTTCAGAAACTGGGGATTTGGGTGGATGGAACATCAGAGATAGACAAACTCTGCACGCATTTATCTGAGGTTGGAAGCCTAAAGACGTTACATCTTTATTGTCTCGAGCAGCCACAGTCTCTAGCTGGACTTTCTAAGCTCCATCATGTAACAGCGCTCAAGCTATTCGGGAGGGGTTTGAGAACGCTGCCTCCTGATTTCCCTCCAAATCTCTCTCGCTTGTCTTTGAAAGAAACACGACTCGGGGCTGACCCAATGCCAGTACTAGAGAAGTTGGGACAGCTGTCGTTCCTCAAAATGAAAGATGCATATGAGGGATCACAGCATATGGTCATTTCTAGGAATGGGTTTCACCGATTGAAATTCCTTGAGCTCAGATACCTAAGAGTGGATGAAATAAAGGTGGAGGAAGGTGCATTGCGACGGCTCCAGTGCCTGAGAATCAGGGAGTGCTACAGATTAGAAAAGTTGCCGGAAGAGCTGAAGCACATATCTACTCTTGATAAGCTTGAGCTTGTGGACATGCCAAAAGATTTTATCAGAAGGCTTGATGCGGACATGGTGTCCAGTGTCCCTAGCTTCAGCATATTTTGA